The DNA sequence GCTTTCGATGCGGCGCCAATCACGTCCGGCGCTGCAGGAAATCCGGTGGCCTTTCTTCAGCAAATCTGTCCACATTTCGTATGCCAATCGGCTCCGGAAGCTTTCGTCCGGATTGACCCGGTTCCATAATTCTATGAAGTCGACGTTGTCGTAATCTTTCACCTGAAATTCCCATCGGCACCCGGTACAGATTGGACTGCCAATCGAAAAAGGATGGGCAATGCCTACGATACCGCCACTGCCTTTGATTTCGCTGATGCGGGAATCGATTGTATCCCGATCAGCTTTGCGCCAATCAATCATCTGCTTCGAACCGATGACCAACATATGGCCTAGGTAGGTCGTCCACTCGATCCCTGGAATGACCAGCATATCGCCCGACCAGTGCCGATTATTTTTCCATTCCTCATAAGGCGCGACCGTATTGTGGTCCGTGATCGTCAGGATGTCATAGCCGAAATTCTGGGCGCTTCCCAGCAGTTCCTCAGTCGTGAAGCCGCCATCGCTGTGATTCGTGTGCGCGTGCAGCTCGATTGCGTAATAGTCCACTTAAATTTCCTCCTTGAATCGTCAGTCTGACCTGGTCTTGGTCCAAGTCAGACAATGCGGATGTTCCCGCAAAAAAGTCAGGGAGCACCTGAGAGATGATGACCAAAGCCTTTTCTCGATCCACACGCTGCGTCGAAAAGGAAAAGTTTGCATACAGACTCTGATAGGCTTTCGTCAGCACGAACGGAATCTTGTTGTGCCTCTGATGGCCGGCCGGCGTCAAAACCATTTCCTTCTCTACTATCGTTTCCATGGACTCTATTCTTGTGTGCATTTGGATCATCATATTTCCTCCCTTGGATAATTCTCTATTCACAACCACAAAAAGTGCCTCCTGCTGATTAGCTGTGAAAGGCACCTATTGCGTGAGTGTGACGGATGCGCAACAACACCGAAAATGAGCATCTCAAAAAAGAAGACCTTCCTGAAACTTCGGTACATCCGTTTTGGATTGAGGTATTTCATCCTGCCTGCCCCCCTTTCTGTTGGATGTAGCTCCAGGCTTTTCTGGTCGTGATGTTGTAGATATTTTCCTTTTCGTAATTTCCGATCGCGTTCAAGTCGTTCACAGTCCACAAGGAAAATTCCAACGCTAACTGCTTGCCTTTTTCCTGCACGGCATCCGTGAACAACTGATGATTGATGTTGATGACTCTTGCATGGCTTCGGGATAATTTGACCAATGCTTCGAGCAATACATTTTCTCCCCATCGCCCGATGTGTTCGCCATGAAATGAATCATCCATACCGTTTTCGATGTTCATCAAAATCTGATTGCTCCACTTTAACAGATAGCTGCAGGCTACCGTTCCGCTCAGCTCCACTTGCGGCCAAAGTGCGTGCTTGTTGGCCAATCCGTACACGGCCTCTTCGAGACCTGTTTCCTTCAGGTCGCAATTGATGCGGATCGGGCTGTTTTTCCGGGCGATATACGCAAACACATCTTCCAAGGCGACATAATACTGTCCCTCCTCCAATGTATCGTGGTGCAGAACAAGTTGGTGTTCCTTGTTCATCCGAACATCAACTTTGATGGCGGAAATTTCCTGTTTGTCGCAGAAGAACCCAACAAACTCCATGCTGTTGTCCGCCAATCCATCACTGCCGGATTGCGCTGTTAGATAGGACAATTCTGATGATACCTCCTTCATTTTGCTTATTAATTCACTATAGCAAGGCATTGTAAATATCCCGTCAAAATACAATGAAATATACACGAAGTTTGTAGCATCTTTGTAAACGAAGTATTTTTTTGTGCGGATGTAAATTTAGTGCCATCAAATGGATTGGGCTGCGGTAGTCACAATGGCCGCCTTCTCCGGTGAAGGATTGCCTGGCCGGAGGAGCGGATATGATCTGACCCTCAGCTCCGGTCAGCCGCTGTTCGCCGAAGTTGGGGATGAAATAGGACCGTCTTCTACGGCGAAAGTTCGCTTGGCCGGAGCTGACGGTCAGACATTAAAAAAAGACAGCACACAAAAAAGAGGCACCACCCTGATCAACAGGATGGTGCCCCTTTAACGAGCTTACTTCATATTATTTTGCTGCTTGTTTACGGCGTTCTGACAAGATCGCCACGTTCTCTGCAACTTTTTCCTTAGTCAACGGATAGATGAACCATAGACATAACGCAACGCCTGTGTACCCGATAGCCGGCACGAGTGTAGCCACATCGTAGATGCTGTTAAGAACAGAAGCTTCTTGTGTTGCCGCAGCTGATGCATAACCGATAGCAGCCAGTGCGAAACCGCCCAATCCGCCAGCCAATGCTTGTCCAAGTTTTCTTGAGAAGGAGTAGACGGCGTATACTGTACCGCTATCCGCACTTCCGGTTTTGACTTCTTGGTAGTCGATGATGTCTGTGATGAATGCCCAGATAACAACGTTGAAGTAGTTCATTCCCAGACTTGCAAGAAATGCCATCGGAAGGAAGACCATTACATTATCCGTATGCATAAAGTACAGGACTGCATATACAACTGCTGAGAAGAACAACGCTACTGTCGCTGATTCTTTTTTACCAAAACGAGAAGCGATTTTATTTGCAAAAGGTGCAATCATCAGCGTACCGATAGTACCAAGGATACCGGCAACAGCCAATGTTTTGGAACTCTTGAAATAATCAGCGTACAGATATGCGTTCATCGTGTTCACCAACAGCATGGACAACAACAGGAAGATCGCTGCAGCGATGATTCCGCCTAGTGCGCGGTTTGTTGATAAGCCTTTGACAAGAACAGCCATTTCTTTACCGAAAGATTGTTTTTCAATTGCCGGTTTTTGCGGAATCTGTACACGTTCGATCGTGAAGTGATAGCAGAACTGATATAGCGCGAAAGCAAGCACTGCAAAGATTGCAGCAATGATCGTGAAGCGTTCCGGAATG is a window from the Trichococcus shcherbakoviae genome containing:
- a CDS encoding CehA/McbA family metallohydrolase, which produces MDYYAIELHAHTNHSDGGFTTEELLGSAQNFGYDILTITDHNTVAPYEEWKNNRHWSGDMLVIPGIEWTTYLGHMLVIGSKQMIDWRKADRDTIDSRISEIKGSGGIVGIAHPFSIGSPICTGCRWEFQVKDYDNVDFIELWNRVNPDESFRSRLAYEMWTDLLKKGHRISCSAGRDWRRIESEMDNTALTYIGLQELTEDGVKESLENGNFYITLGPRLQMQIEQNERFHHLGQELQTGEARMHVSLESILQEKLRNFGFKGERLVVIQNEKVIKEIELKENQSREVPLTLQPGYVRLELYGEAKGEKDRLLVIGNPFYVV
- a CDS encoding glycerophosphodiester phosphodiesterase — translated: MSYLTAQSGSDGLADNSMEFVGFFCDKQEISAIKVDVRMNKEHQLVLHHDTLEEGQYYVALEDVFAYIARKNSPIRINCDLKETGLEEAVYGLANKHALWPQVELSGTVACSYLLKWSNQILMNIENGMDDSFHGEHIGRWGENVLLEALVKLSRSHARVININHQLFTDAVQEKGKQLALEFSLWTVNDLNAIGNYEKENIYNITTRKAWSYIQQKGGQAG
- a CDS encoding glycoside-pentoside-hexuronide (GPH):cation symporter — encoded protein: MQHASANKVQNVTDDKKNVREFGLLDKIAYMAGDMANDLFFIFSSSFLMLFYTKVLGISGAVVGTLFLSARIIDAFTDMGMGRLVDTLKPSKDGRFRVWIKRVAPFAVIAGFLMFLSVVQNWSMTAKIVYIFVTYLFWGSICYTAINIPYGSMASVISEKPEDRASLSVFRSMGASIASIFISFFVPLFVYTTDANGAQVVIPERFTIIAAIFAVLAFALYQFCYHFTIERVQIPQKPAIEKQSFGKEMAVLVKGLSTNRALGGIIAAAIFLLLSMLLVNTMNAYLYADYFKSSKTLAVAGILGTIGTLMIAPFANKIASRFGKKESATVALFFSAVVYAVLYFMHTDNVMVFLPMAFLASLGMNYFNVVIWAFITDIIDYQEVKTGSADSGTVYAVYSFSRKLGQALAGGLGGFALAAIGYASAAATQEASVLNSIYDVATLVPAIGYTGVALCLWFIYPLTKEKVAENVAILSERRKQAAK